Proteins from one Planctomyces sp. SH-PL62 genomic window:
- a CDS encoding anti-sigma factor family protein gives MSSGPEHQRLRPEERANLVAYIDGELNEAESRALSTKLTHSPTARREVDLLKKTWEVLDHLPRPHVNEEFHERTLSYVRQVEIGAGARLAPLAGAASTALKWAACALMVVACGSGGYVVARHLWPDPDERIIRELSLAEHLDEYLEVGGFEPLEALKNSPEFGSGR, from the coding sequence ATGTCGTCCGGGCCTGAGCATCAGAGACTGAGGCCGGAGGAGCGTGCGAACCTCGTCGCCTACATCGACGGCGAGTTGAACGAGGCGGAGTCGCGAGCCCTTTCCACGAAGCTCACGCACAGCCCGACGGCGCGTCGCGAGGTCGACCTGCTCAAGAAGACCTGGGAGGTGCTCGACCACCTCCCCCGTCCTCACGTCAACGAGGAGTTCCACGAGCGGACCCTCAGCTATGTTCGTCAGGTTGAGATCGGCGCCGGGGCGCGGCTGGCGCCCCTGGCCGGAGCGGCGTCGACGGCCTTGAAATGGGCGGCGTGCGCGCTGATGGTCGTGGCCTGCGGCTCGGGCGGCTACGTCGTCGCCCGGCACCTCTGGCCCGATCCCGACGAGCGGATCATTCGCGAACTCAGCCTCGCGGAACATCTCGACGAATACCTGGAAGTCGGCGGGTTCGAACCCCTCGAAGCCCTGAAGAACTCCCCCGAATTCGGCTCCGGCCGCTGA